Proteins encoded within one genomic window of Kaistia algarum:
- a CDS encoding thymidylate synthase, with product MRQYLNLMDLVLKTGAVKTDRTGTGTLSIFGHQMRFDLADGFPVVTTKKLHLKSIIHELLWFIRGDTNVRYLRDNGVTIWDEWADENGDLGPVYGAQWRSWPAPDGRKIDQLGEVIEAIRKRPDSRRLIVSAWNPAEVDQMALPPCHMMFQFYVADGRLSCQLYQRSADIFLGVPFNIASYALLTLMVAQVSGLEPGDFVHTLGDAHLYSNHLDQAREQLSREPRALPVMKLNPAVKRIEDFRFEDFELVGYEPHPAIRAKVAV from the coding sequence ATGCGCCAATATCTCAACCTCATGGATCTCGTGCTGAAGACGGGCGCGGTCAAAACCGACCGAACCGGCACCGGCACGCTGTCGATCTTCGGCCATCAGATGCGCTTCGATCTCGCCGACGGGTTTCCTGTCGTGACGACCAAGAAGCTGCATCTGAAGTCGATCATCCACGAACTGCTCTGGTTCATCCGGGGCGACACGAACGTCCGATATCTTCGCGATAATGGCGTGACGATCTGGGACGAATGGGCCGACGAGAACGGTGATCTCGGCCCGGTGTATGGCGCGCAATGGCGCTCCTGGCCGGCGCCGGACGGCCGCAAGATCGACCAGCTTGGCGAGGTCATCGAGGCGATCCGCAAACGCCCGGATTCGCGCCGCCTGATCGTCTCGGCCTGGAACCCGGCCGAAGTCGACCAGATGGCGCTGCCGCCCTGCCATATGATGTTCCAGTTCTACGTCGCCGATGGCCGGCTCTCCTGCCAGCTCTACCAGCGCTCGGCCGACATCTTCCTGGGCGTGCCGTTCAACATCGCCTCCTATGCGCTGCTGACGCTGATGGTGGCGCAGGTCTCCGGGCTTGAGCCGGGCGACTTCGTGCACACGCTCGGCGACGCGCATCTCTATTCCAACCATCTCGACCAGGCGCGCGAGCAGCTCTCGCGAGAGCCCCGCGCCTTGCCGGTCATGAAGCTCAATCCGGCGGTGAAGCGGATCGAGGATTTCCGGTTCGAGGATTTCGAATTGGTCGGCTACGAGCCGCATCCGGCGATCCGGGCGAAGGTCGCGGTGTAG
- the fumC gene encoding class II fumarate hydratase, producing the protein MTTRIETDTFGPIEVQSDRYWGAQAQRSLGNFKIGIEKQPTAIIRALGIVKRAAAEANMELGRLDPAIGASIVSAAQEVIDGKLDEHFPLAVWQTGSGTQSNMNANEVISNRAIEALGGVMGSKKPVHPNDHVNMSQSSNDTYPTAMHIAGAEEVVRLLVPALKHLHAALDAKAKAWSAIVKIGRTHTQDATPLTLGQEFSGYAKQVENGIHRIELTLPALMELAQGGTAVGTGLNAPIGFAEKVAEKIADITGLPFVTAPNKFEALAAHDAMVFSHGAINTVAASLFKIANDIRLLGSGPRAGLGELSLPENEPGSSIMPGKVNPTQCEALTQVCVQVFGNNAALTFADSQGHFELNVYNPVMAYNFLQSVRLIADAAISFTDNCVVGIEPRLDNIRHGVERSLMLVTALAPKIGYDNAAKIAKTAHKNGTTLREEAVGGGYVTEEEFDAIVRPEDMIGPK; encoded by the coding sequence ATGACGACCCGCATCGAAACCGACACGTTCGGCCCGATCGAAGTTCAATCCGACCGCTATTGGGGGGCCCAGGCGCAACGCTCGCTCGGCAACTTCAAGATCGGCATCGAAAAGCAGCCGACCGCGATCATTCGCGCACTCGGCATCGTCAAGCGCGCGGCCGCCGAAGCCAATATGGAACTCGGTCGGCTTGACCCCGCGATCGGTGCTTCCATCGTCTCGGCGGCCCAGGAAGTGATCGACGGCAAGCTCGACGAGCATTTCCCCCTCGCCGTATGGCAGACGGGCTCGGGCACGCAGTCGAACATGAATGCCAATGAGGTGATCTCGAACCGGGCAATCGAGGCGCTTGGCGGCGTGATGGGCTCGAAGAAGCCCGTCCATCCGAACGACCATGTCAATATGAGCCAGTCGTCGAACGACACCTATCCGACGGCGATGCACATCGCCGGCGCTGAGGAGGTCGTCCGCCTGCTCGTCCCGGCCCTGAAGCATCTGCATGCCGCGCTCGACGCGAAGGCGAAGGCCTGGTCCGCCATCGTCAAGATCGGCCGCACCCATACGCAGGACGCGACTCCGCTCACCCTCGGCCAGGAGTTCTCCGGCTACGCCAAGCAGGTCGAGAACGGCATCCACCGCATCGAACTGACGCTGCCGGCGCTGATGGAGCTGGCCCAGGGCGGCACTGCCGTCGGCACGGGCCTCAATGCGCCGATCGGCTTTGCCGAGAAGGTGGCCGAGAAGATCGCCGACATCACCGGCCTTCCCTTCGTCACGGCCCCGAACAAGTTCGAGGCGCTGGCGGCTCATGACGCGATGGTGTTCAGCCATGGCGCGATCAACACCGTCGCCGCCTCGCTGTTCAAGATTGCCAACGACATCCGCCTGCTGGGCTCCGGCCCGCGCGCCGGCCTCGGCGAGCTCTCCCTGCCCGAGAACGAGCCCGGCTCGTCGATCATGCCGGGCAAGGTCAACCCGACACAGTGCGAGGCGCTGACGCAGGTCTGCGTCCAGGTGTTCGGCAACAATGCCGCGCTGACCTTCGCGGACAGTCAGGGTCATTTCGAGCTCAACGTCTATAATCCGGTGATGGCCTACAACTTCCTGCAGTCGGTGCGCCTTATCGCGGACGCGGCCATCTCCTTCACCGACAATTGCGTCGTCGGCATCGAGCCGCGCCTCGACAATATCCGCCACGGCGTCGAGCGCTCGCTGATGCTCGTGACAGCGCTGGCGCCGAAGATCGGCTACGACAACGCCGCCAAGATCGCCAAGACCGCGCACAAGAACGGCACGACGCTGCGCGAGGAAGCCGTCGGCGGCGGCTATGTCACCGAGGAGGAATTCGACGCGATCGTGCGGCCGGAGGACATGATCGGGCCGAAGTGA
- a CDS encoding TIGR00645 family protein, translating to MKKVETWIESVLLASRWILVVFNFGLAAALAVYAVSFIFKFIKVVQGVFVLDESEMILSMLSLIDATLVASLILMVMISSYENYVSRLDNAEVQLSWLGKLDAGSLKIKVASSIVAISSIHLLQVFLNADHYDNNKIMWFVILHMTFVISALLLGVLDRITSKGDSHGKP from the coding sequence GTGAAGAAAGTCGAAACTTGGATCGAGAGCGTGCTGCTCGCCAGCCGCTGGATCCTTGTCGTGTTCAATTTCGGCCTTGCGGCGGCGCTTGCCGTCTATGCCGTCTCCTTCATCTTCAAATTCATCAAGGTCGTGCAGGGCGTGTTCGTTCTCGATGAGAGCGAAATGATCCTGTCGATGCTGAGCCTGATCGACGCCACGCTCGTCGCCAGCCTCATCCTGATGGTTATGATTTCGAGCTACGAGAACTATGTCAGCCGCCTCGACAATGCCGAGGTGCAGCTTTCCTGGCTCGGCAAGCTCGATGCCGGCAGCCTCAAGATCAAGGTCGCCTCCTCGATCGTCGCGATTTCGTCGATCCACCTGCTGCAGGTGTTCCTGAATGCCGACCACTATGACAACAACAAGATCATGTGGTTCGTCATCCTGCACATGACCTTCGTGATATCGGCACTGCTGCTCGGCGTGCTCGACCGCATTACCTCCAAGGGCGATTCGCATGGAAAACCGTGA
- a CDS encoding TetR/AcrR family transcriptional regulator, which translates to MSITEAAEESFAREGYAATSIDGIAARACVSRQTIYNHYGDKEQLFLAVVRDLTERSNAGLYQLIASFPDRPIDLEAELADFALRLIRNCLCNRDGKALRRLIEAEGERYPELFATWRQDGPGKAWALIGARLAGLDHAGLLRIDDPERAARQFMALIYADIQMITLFGGAPTEAEMHAAARTGVRTFLAAFGTAAGPRRDDSASVQSAMLAQ; encoded by the coding sequence TTGTCGATCACGGAAGCGGCGGAGGAGTCGTTCGCGCGGGAAGGATATGCCGCGACCAGCATCGACGGCATCGCGGCGCGCGCCTGTGTCTCGCGGCAGACCATCTATAATCACTATGGCGACAAGGAGCAGCTCTTCCTCGCCGTGGTGCGTGACCTCACGGAGCGCTCCAATGCCGGCCTCTATCAGCTGATAGCCAGCTTTCCCGATCGACCCATCGATCTGGAGGCCGAACTCGCGGACTTCGCGCTGCGTCTCATCCGCAATTGCCTGTGCAACCGCGACGGCAAGGCGCTGCGCCGCCTGATCGAGGCGGAGGGCGAGCGCTATCCGGAGCTCTTCGCTACCTGGCGCCAGGACGGGCCCGGCAAGGCCTGGGCGCTGATCGGCGCTCGCCTCGCCGGCCTTGATCATGCCGGCCTGCTCCGGATCGACGATCCGGAACGCGCCGCCCGCCAGTTCATGGCGCTCATCTATGCCGACATCCAGATGATCACTCTCTTCGGCGGCGCGCCCACCGAAGCGGAAATGCATGCTGCGGCGCGAACCGGCGTGCGCACCTTTCTGGCAGCCTTCGGCACCGCCGCAGGACCGCGCCGCGATGACTCGGCGTCCGTCCAGTCCGCCATGCTGGCGCAATAA
- a CDS encoding multidrug effflux MFS transporter — MDRSVLRFAVVLGLLSAIGPFAIDMYLPALPSIGADLKADNTAVQMSLMAFFLSLGFGQLVYGPVSDMVGRKPPLYFGLALFMVGSIGCALSPSIDVLIAFRFVQGLGACAGMVVPRAVVRDLHTGAEAARLMSLLMLVFSVSPILAPLSGSAVIALAGWRGVFWVVLGAAVLGVVLLALALPETRPVAERRESSMTGAIQAYGYLLRDRHFLGLVFIGAFGIASFFAFLANSSFVMIEHYGLTPTQYSFAFSVNAVSFIGVSQFAGPIGARFGMVPMMRWAVLGYAATMVLLLALFLLGISALPVLLVLLFVGFGFLGLVIPSSAVLALDAHGPIAGTASALMGTLQFGAGAVVMAIVGLFLNGTALPMVVGIAGAALVSLTLTQLTLGGAAGRRLRAQEAPAE; from the coding sequence ATGGACCGCTCTGTCTTGCGATTCGCCGTCGTCCTCGGCCTGCTGAGTGCCATCGGGCCCTTCGCCATCGACATGTATCTGCCAGCCCTGCCTTCGATCGGCGCAGATCTCAAGGCCGATAATACCGCGGTCCAGATGAGCCTGATGGCCTTTTTCCTGTCGCTCGGTTTCGGCCAGTTGGTCTATGGCCCGGTCTCCGACATGGTCGGGCGCAAGCCGCCGCTCTATTTCGGCCTCGCCCTCTTCATGGTCGGCAGCATCGGCTGCGCGCTGTCGCCGTCGATCGACGTGCTGATCGCCTTCCGCTTCGTGCAGGGGCTCGGCGCCTGCGCCGGCATGGTCGTGCCGCGCGCCGTGGTGCGCGATCTGCACACCGGCGCCGAGGCGGCGCGGCTCATGTCGCTTCTGATGCTGGTATTTTCCGTCTCGCCGATCCTCGCCCCGCTCTCGGGCAGCGCCGTGATCGCGCTCGCCGGCTGGCGCGGCGTGTTCTGGGTCGTGCTCGGCGCGGCGGTTCTCGGCGTCGTGCTGCTCGCTCTGGCGCTGCCGGAAACGCGGCCGGTCGCCGAGCGGCGCGAGAGCAGCATGACAGGAGCGATCCAGGCCTATGGCTACCTGCTGCGCGACCGGCATTTTCTCGGTCTCGTCTTCATCGGCGCGTTCGGTATAGCGAGCTTCTTCGCCTTCCTGGCCAATTCCTCCTTCGTGATGATCGAGCACTATGGCCTGACGCCGACGCAGTACAGCTTCGCTTTCTCGGTGAACGCGGTGTCCTTCATCGGCGTCTCGCAATTCGCCGGCCCGATCGGGGCGCGCTTCGGAATGGTGCCGATGATGCGCTGGGCCGTCCTTGGTTATGCGGCCACGATGGTGCTGCTGCTCGCCCTGTTCCTGCTCGGCATCAGCGCGCTGCCGGTCCTGCTGGTGCTGCTGTTCGTCGGCTTCGGCTTTCTCGGCCTCGTCATCCCGAGCTCGGCCGTGCTCGCCCTCGATGCGCATGGCCCGATCGCCGGTACGGCCTCGGCGCTGATGGGCACGTTGCAGTTCGGTGCCGGCGCCGTCGTCATGGCGATCGTCGGGCTGTTCTTGAATGGAACCGCCCTGCCGATGGTGGTGGGCATCGCTGGCGCCGCGCTGGTCTCGCTGACGCTGACGCAGCTGACGCTCGGCGGCGCGGCCGGTCGGCGCCTCAGAGCCCAGGAAGCCCCGGCAGAATAG
- a CDS encoding DUF4424 domain-containing protein, which translates to MRAAPFALAACLLAAPAFANDSTAELGAGGLAYVTTEAVQMKSEDLFISMDEVRVRYAFENVSDQDVTSLVAFPMPDIKGDVDFMESVPVDDPLNFLGFRTTVDGQPVEASVQQRVTSLGIDQTAYLTSLGIPLAPQNPATRAALDKLPPEKWEELIHLGLVAVDEFDQGQGWEKHLAPMWLLQTAYYWQQTFPAKKTLIVEHIYKPSVGMTSGVTFASPESRKEAFFQDYERKYCIDKAFLAATDKVMGQGSGSDYMMEHRLDYILTTAANWAGSISKFHLTVDKGAAANLVSFCGDGVKKTGPTTFELSADDYYPEKDLHILILARPETTP; encoded by the coding sequence ATGCGCGCCGCGCCTTTTGCTCTTGCCGCCTGCCTTCTCGCCGCCCCGGCTTTCGCCAATGATTCGACGGCGGAACTGGGCGCTGGCGGTCTCGCTTATGTGACGACCGAGGCGGTGCAGATGAAGTCGGAGGACCTGTTCATCTCGATGGACGAGGTGAGGGTCCGCTATGCGTTCGAGAATGTTTCGGACCAGGACGTGACCTCTCTCGTCGCCTTCCCGATGCCGGACATCAAGGGCGACGTCGATTTCATGGAATCGGTACCGGTCGATGATCCGCTCAATTTCCTCGGCTTCCGGACAACGGTCGACGGCCAGCCGGTCGAGGCAAGCGTGCAGCAGCGCGTGACCTCGCTCGGCATCGATCAGACGGCCTATCTGACGTCGCTCGGCATTCCGCTCGCCCCGCAGAACCCAGCGACGCGGGCGGCGCTCGACAAGCTTCCGCCCGAAAAATGGGAGGAGTTGATCCATCTTGGTCTGGTCGCCGTCGACGAGTTCGACCAGGGGCAGGGCTGGGAGAAGCATCTGGCACCGATGTGGCTGCTCCAGACCGCCTATTACTGGCAGCAGACCTTCCCGGCGAAGAAGACCCTCATCGTGGAGCATATCTACAAGCCGAGCGTCGGCATGACTTCGGGCGTGACCTTCGCCTCGCCAGAGAGCCGCAAGGAGGCCTTCTTCCAGGACTATGAGCGCAAATATTGCATCGACAAGGCGTTCCTTGCCGCGACCGACAAGGTCATGGGGCAGGGTTCGGGAAGCGACTATATGATGGAACACCGTCTCGACTATATCCTGACGACGGCGGCGAACTGGGCCGGCTCGATCTCGAAGTTTCACCTGACCGTCGACAAGGGCGCGGCGGCGAACCTCGTATCGTTCTGCGGCGACGGCGTGAAGAAGACAGGACCGACGACGTTTGAGCTGAGCGCCGACGACTACTATCCCGAGAAAGACCTGCACATCCTGATCCTGGCCCGGCCGGAGACGACGCCGTGA
- a CDS encoding SspB family protein: MPEDLIRYDILAQDALRGVVRKVLAEVAKTGLPGEHHFYITFETRAPGVRISTRMLAQYPEDMTIVLQHQYWDLSVSEHSFEVGLSFNGVPERLLVPFAAVKSFLDPSVQFGLQFESAQAGEEADEADREIEALENSSLVLDAAPEAAEPEPAVSEERPGEAQIVRLDAFRKKN; the protein is encoded by the coding sequence ATGCCCGAAGATCTGATCCGCTACGACATTCTGGCCCAGGACGCGCTCCGCGGCGTTGTTCGCAAGGTCCTGGCCGAAGTGGCGAAGACGGGTCTTCCCGGCGAGCACCATTTCTACATCACCTTCGAGACCCGCGCCCCCGGCGTGCGCATCTCGACACGAATGCTGGCCCAATATCCCGAGGACATGACGATCGTCCTCCAGCATCAATATTGGGACCTCTCGGTCAGCGAACATTCCTTCGAGGTCGGCCTTTCCTTCAACGGCGTGCCCGAGCGCCTGCTCGTTCCATTCGCCGCCGTGAAGAGCTTCCTCGACCCCTCCGTCCAGTTCGGCCTGCAATTCGAATCGGCACAGGCCGGCGAAGAGGCTGACGAGGCTGACCGCGAGATCGAGGCGCTGGAAAATTCATCTCTGGTGCTTGACGCCGCGCCGGAAGCAGCCGAGCCCGAACCGGCGGTGAGCGAGGAACGCCCCGGCGAAGCCCAGATCGTCCGCCTCGACGCCTTCCGCAAGAAGAACTGA
- a CDS encoding Na/Pi symporter, translated as MLSLGECLAGLGLLFIGLRLMSSQLQRAMGRRIRVLLKAATRTIAAGFSAGVLAGAVTQSSNAVAVIAGNLVRARALSTREAIPVVAGGNVGTSALVLLAAVNFHLAVLFLVGLVGIGFQLGFDRRAASRGWMSIALGLALLFLGIDFIKAAPHALDGATFADWMAGLTPMSALALGLVAALVTQSSSTATILVLAALKAGVIGIDSCYFAVVGANFGSGLATLVASGGLMGVGRQLCLVHIMVKGLGSGLLLVAYLAAPMFGLDPTAFFLQLGHSDAARAVSMLFLLLQLCGALPVSILRSPVARLAMRFSPPTLEDDVSRPRFVDPDAAADPSGALELSAAEIEGLIHRLPNLLPDLDTATPVGAAGLQVLWRGSKAVAETTDAFVIDLIRRGLSSRDLDTALAQQSHLEMLRALQDTLAEFSALISTLRPAPALAFNLSESLRAIVIHLADTAGSEAEDFDWLIGLTGDRSEHLNRIRRQLAASAHGAEADTQRLVLATSQFERAIWLVHRLAIALRPSVDGDQASSEAAANESATGSSRLDAAPQTVNALD; from the coding sequence GTGCTCAGCCTTGGTGAATGCCTGGCCGGCCTCGGCCTTCTTTTCATCGGCCTCCGGCTGATGTCGTCGCAGTTGCAGCGGGCCATGGGCCGGCGCATCCGCGTTCTTCTCAAGGCAGCGACTCGTACCATAGCCGCGGGCTTCTCAGCAGGAGTGCTGGCCGGCGCCGTGACGCAGTCGAGCAATGCCGTGGCTGTGATCGCCGGCAATCTCGTCCGCGCCCGAGCCCTATCGACGCGTGAGGCCATTCCTGTCGTCGCCGGCGGCAATGTCGGGACCTCGGCGCTCGTTCTTCTGGCAGCGGTCAATTTCCATCTCGCCGTGCTCTTCCTGGTCGGCCTCGTCGGCATCGGCTTCCAACTCGGCTTCGACCGGCGAGCGGCGTCGCGTGGTTGGATGAGCATCGCCCTCGGACTGGCGCTGCTGTTCCTCGGCATCGATTTCATCAAGGCGGCGCCGCACGCGCTGGATGGCGCAACCTTCGCCGACTGGATGGCCGGCCTGACACCCATGAGCGCACTCGCACTTGGCCTTGTTGCTGCGCTCGTCACCCAATCCTCCTCGACCGCGACGATCCTTGTGCTCGCCGCGTTGAAGGCAGGCGTCATCGGCATAGACAGTTGCTACTTCGCCGTCGTCGGCGCCAATTTCGGATCGGGACTTGCGACCCTGGTCGCGTCGGGCGGCCTGATGGGCGTCGGCCGGCAACTCTGCCTCGTCCATATCATGGTGAAGGGCCTCGGCTCCGGGCTCCTGCTTGTGGCCTATCTGGCGGCGCCGATGTTCGGCCTCGACCCGACGGCCTTCTTCCTCCAGTTGGGCCATAGCGATGCGGCACGCGCCGTGTCGATGCTCTTTCTGCTGCTCCAGCTTTGCGGCGCCCTCCCCGTCTCCATTCTGCGCTCGCCCGTGGCACGCCTCGCAATGCGCTTCAGCCCGCCGACGCTCGAGGACGACGTGTCGCGACCGCGATTCGTCGATCCGGACGCCGCCGCAGATCCGTCCGGCGCCCTCGAACTTTCGGCAGCGGAGATCGAAGGCCTGATCCATCGCCTCCCCAATCTCCTGCCAGATCTGGACACGGCCACGCCTGTCGGCGCGGCGGGACTGCAGGTGCTCTGGCGCGGCAGCAAGGCCGTCGCCGAAACGACGGACGCATTTGTGATCGACCTGATCCGCCGTGGTCTCTCAAGCCGCGATCTCGATACGGCGCTCGCCCAGCAATCACACCTGGAGATGCTGCGAGCGCTGCAGGACACGCTCGCCGAATTCTCGGCCCTGATATCCACCCTTCGGCCGGCCCCGGCGCTCGCCTTCAACCTCTCGGAATCACTGCGCGCCATAGTCATCCATCTCGCCGACACGGCGGGAAGCGAGGCCGAGGATTTCGATTGGCTGATCGGCCTGACCGGGGATCGAAGCGAACATCTCAACCGGATCCGCCGTCAGCTTGCGGCCTCGGCGCACGGAGCCGAGGCCGACACGCAGCGCCTCGTGCTGGCCACGAGCCAGTTCGAACGCGCCATATGGCTGGTCCACCGCCTGGCCATCGCGCTGCGACCGTCCGTTGATGGGGATCAGGCTTCCTCAGAGGCGGCAGCAAACGAAAGCGCGACGGGTTCGAGCCGGCTGGATGCGGCCCCGCAAACGGTCAATGCGCTGGATTGA
- a CDS encoding glycosyltransferase family protein: MRVSGFSFIRNGSRLNYPFIESIRSALPICDEFVIAVGAGDDDTRERIVAIGDPKIRIIDTVWNPILKEKGFVLAQQKLTALYNCTGDWAFYIEGDEVLHEEDQAAVLAAMERHVDDPRVEALWFDYVHFYGDPNWVARGHSYYPREARIIRNTIRITTTDSLYFVVLDHKKSGRYPRAASAGARLFHYGNCRSPIAMWEKRRAMQKLYATGHEGEVAPAENFGRQQAYTMDARLVGRFEDTHPAVMADWIAAQEGDPYVPFQRGHLTGRERRNLLGLQIGNFLPIDFGKKHYKPI; encoded by the coding sequence ATGCGGGTCAGTGGTTTCAGCTTTATCCGGAATGGCTCCCGCCTCAACTATCCCTTCATAGAGAGCATTCGCTCGGCCCTGCCGATCTGCGATGAATTTGTGATCGCTGTCGGAGCCGGTGACGACGATACGCGCGAGCGCATTGTGGCGATCGGCGATCCGAAGATCCGCATTATCGACACGGTCTGGAACCCGATCCTCAAGGAAAAGGGTTTCGTGCTGGCGCAGCAGAAGCTGACCGCGCTCTATAATTGCACCGGCGACTGGGCCTTCTACATCGAGGGCGACGAGGTCCTGCATGAGGAAGACCAAGCCGCGGTTCTGGCTGCCATGGAACGGCATGTCGATGATCCTCGGGTTGAGGCGCTGTGGTTCGACTACGTCCATTTCTATGGCGATCCGAACTGGGTCGCGCGGGGGCACAGCTATTATCCGCGCGAGGCACGGATCATCCGCAACACGATCCGCATCACCACGACCGATTCGCTCTACTTCGTCGTCCTCGACCACAAGAAGAGCGGCCGCTACCCGCGCGCAGCCAGCGCCGGGGCGCGCCTCTTTCACTATGGCAATTGCCGCTCGCCAATCGCCATGTGGGAGAAGCGGCGCGCCATGCAGAAGCTCTATGCCACCGGCCATGAGGGTGAGGTGGCGCCAGCCGAGAATTTCGGACGCCAGCAGGCCTATACGATGGATGCCCGGCTGGTCGGTCGCTTCGAGGACACGCATCCGGCCGTTATGGCCGACTGGATCGCGGCGCAGGAGGGCGATCCCTATGTGCCGTTCCAGCGCGGCCATCTGACGGGCCGCGAACGGCGGAATCTGCTGGGACTGCAGATCGGGAACTTCCTGCCGATCGATTTCGGCAAGAAGCACTACAAGCCGATCTGA
- a CDS encoding GNAT family N-acetyltransferase — protein MSRAGVTIRPARPGEAGLVLDFVRALADYEKLAHEVEADEAAIDAALFGAAPRVFCDIAEWAGKPAGFALWFYSYSTFRGAHGIYLEDLFVHPEFRGKGIGKALLQHLARRCVTEGLARFEWQVLDWNTPSIAFYEAQGARRHPEWQRCRLDGEALFAFAGTEPLAV, from the coding sequence GTGAGCCGCGCCGGGGTGACAATTCGTCCGGCCCGGCCGGGAGAGGCGGGACTGGTGCTCGATTTCGTCCGCGCGCTCGCCGACTACGAGAAGCTGGCGCATGAGGTCGAAGCTGACGAGGCGGCGATCGATGCGGCGCTGTTCGGCGCGGCGCCGCGCGTCTTTTGCGACATCGCCGAATGGGCTGGCAAACCGGCCGGCTTTGCGCTCTGGTTCTATTCCTACTCCACGTTTCGCGGGGCGCACGGGATCTATCTGGAGGACCTCTTCGTCCACCCCGAATTTCGCGGAAAAGGCATCGGCAAGGCGTTGCTGCAGCATCTGGCGCGCCGCTGCGTCACCGAGGGATTGGCGCGCTTCGAATGGCAGGTGCTCGACTGGAACACGCCGTCGATCGCCTTCTACGAGGCGCAGGGGGCGAGGCGCCATCCCGAGTGGCAGCGCTGCCGGCTCGACGGCGAGGCGCTTTTTGCCTTTGCCGGCACGGAGCCTCTGGCGGTCTGA
- a CDS encoding MerR family transcriptional regulator, translated as MRSPAPFLSPSQAARQLGVSPKALRLYEQRGLVTPARTAAGYRAYAPAEINRAAEIVALRRLGLSLAQVARVLGGDAEDLGPALANHQKTLEDRGRELAVTVEKVKRLRADLAQGKAPAAGELSRLLGTPAKAGVALELPWPWGGERFELHDIRALNFIVGPLGSGKTRFAERLAQALPGATLLGLDRAADGGAAARARMEADPSLRSRIDASLTWLVGEGAMRSEALVALLAGLEAAEPTAVVVDMVEQGLDHATQEALVAHLRRRESPARPLFLMTRSSAILDLAAVGADEIILFCPANHSPPTVVAPYPGSPGYEAVATCLASPDVRARTEGVIAWRPRTA; from the coding sequence GTGCGCTCTCCCGCCCCATTCCTGAGCCCTTCCCAAGCTGCCAGGCAGCTTGGCGTTTCCCCCAAGGCCCTGCGGCTCTACGAGCAGCGCGGTCTGGTAACGCCGGCCCGCACAGCGGCCGGATATCGCGCCTACGCGCCCGCCGAGATCAATCGAGCCGCCGAGATTGTCGCCTTGCGCAGGCTGGGGCTTAGCCTCGCACAAGTGGCGAGGGTGTTGGGTGGCGACGCCGAAGATCTGGGGCCGGCACTCGCCAACCATCAGAAGACGCTGGAGGACCGTGGCCGCGAACTGGCCGTCACGGTGGAGAAAGTGAAGCGGCTGCGGGCCGATCTTGCCCAGGGAAAAGCGCCGGCGGCAGGCGAACTTTCCCGCCTGCTGGGGACCCCGGCGAAGGCCGGTGTAGCCCTCGAGCTTCCATGGCCCTGGGGCGGCGAGCGCTTCGAGTTGCATGACATCCGGGCGCTGAACTTCATCGTCGGCCCGCTCGGCAGTGGCAAGACCCGTTTCGCCGAGCGGTTGGCACAGGCGTTGCCCGGGGCGACCTTGCTCGGTCTCGACCGGGCGGCGGATGGCGGTGCGGCGGCGAGGGCGCGGATGGAGGCCGATCCGAGCCTTCGATCGCGAATCGACGCCAGCCTGACCTGGCTCGTCGGGGAGGGCGCCATGCGATCCGAAGCCCTCGTCGCTCTCCTCGCCGGGCTGGAGGCCGCAGAGCCGACAGCCGTGGTCGTCGATATGGTGGAGCAGGGGCTGGACCATGCCACCCAGGAAGCGCTGGTGGCTCACCTGCGCCGGCGAGAAAGTCCGGCCCGTCCGCTGTTCCTGATGACGCGCTCCAGCGCGATCCTCGATCTGGCGGCGGTCGGCGCCGATGAGATCATCCTGTTCTGTCCGGCCAATCACAGCCCGCCTACCGTGGTCGCTCCCTATCCCGGCTCGCCCGGTTACGAGGCCGTCGCCACTTGCCTTGCCTCGCCCGACGTGCGGGCTCGGACCGAGGGCGTCATCGCCTGGCGGCCTCGGACGGCGTAG
- a CDS encoding type II toxin-antitoxin system CcdA family antitoxin produces MANAAARSENRKLPKAKRAVNVSVRADLVDEAKALGTNISAVLERALEAEHRQQRADRWREEDREAIDEANAELARNGLWSARLRLF; encoded by the coding sequence ATGGCGAATGCAGCGGCTCGTTCCGAGAATCGCAAGCTTCCGAAGGCGAAGCGAGCGGTCAACGTTTCGGTGCGCGCCGATCTCGTCGATGAGGCGAAGGCTCTCGGCACGAACATCTCGGCGGTATTGGAACGCGCCCTTGAGGCGGAGCACCGGCAGCAGCGCGCGGATCGCTGGCGCGAAGAAGACCGGGAAGCCATCGACGAGGCGAATGCCGAACTGGCCCGGAATGGCCTCTGGTCCGCCCGTCTCCGGCTGTTCTGA